Below is a genomic region from Diabrotica undecimpunctata isolate CICGRU chromosome 7, icDiaUnde3, whole genome shotgun sequence.
TAAATGAATATTCTTGTAAAAGAGCCTCTAAGAGATGgccatttgttttgtttcaaaatcttctagaCATTGCAGGTCTGAATGCATACGTACTGTGGACGACAAAGAATTCCATTCGTGCATATGAAGCTTCTCACAGACGCAGAGAATTTTTACTAAACCTGGGTTAAAAACTTATAAAGCCCCATGTCGATAGGCGACTACAAAGTCCAAAATGTATGAATTATGCCCACCGCCACCAAGGGAGAATCGCGAAAACGACGCCACCATCTTGAAATCCTCAGGGCGATGTTTACTTTGTCCACGCAAGAAGGACCGCAAAAGCAGAAAAACTTGCAATTCTTGTAAATTCTTTGTTTGTGCTGAACATCAAACAACCACAACAATTCAAACaataatatgtacaaaatgtaaagctaatcaaaaaaacgataattaattttttcaagacaccatatattttttattgttacttatattcaataaaaaatacttgcatttgttttaattatgttttaactaaaattattgcattatgttaatatttaatctataaaaATGCATGGAGTACATAATGTACCCCCTCCGTCAACTACAAAACAACTTGACCCTTCGGTAGCGAAAGGTTAAGGTAGTACAAGCGCCTAGTGTTGTTTTAAAGCAACGGCTGAGTTACAACAGGTACTGACAGGTTGATATTTATCATtcatataaatcatttaaaatatgttttgttaGTAGTATATTCAACACAAATTTAacatatatacataatttataaataaattatgcataaataaagttttatttatatCGAAATTATAATACTAACTGAAATCGAATGTGCATTATTTTCAAGTTCTGATATTATACTATACTTTAAATGCACCAAACTAACAAACAGTTCTTAACACCGCAAAAAATACGCATAACTGAGTGTGGACGATTATGGTTGATGGAATTGACAAGGTCACACCTCTTTTATGGTTGTTTTATGACTTCAAGCTCCTCGCacggcgctaatgggttaaatcTGTTTCTTTAAGAACTTCAACTAATACTAGATCGGCATGCCTTAAGCACCAGAAAATATCAAATTCTAGTTTCCTGTTAATCTGATTCAACACTAATGAGAATAAGTACTAAGCACTCATGCAATCCTATCTTTACATAAAATTTATCAGTTTATCCCATATCTGTCCTAATACTAGTCGTTACTTTCTTATACCTATCTAGATCTATTCTCACTGCTCACTCCTTTGTTATTGAAAAGAGTCCCAGAGAACTTCTTGAACAActctttattttataaaaaaaacagtgaagtaaaaaatttcttttgtaaaatggtatagaatttttaaaaattatcaaaaatggatttataaattttatacatcctagtatccagttcacgataaaggtggaaactgattcatacCTACTGTTTCTCGACGTATCAtaaaaaaccaatcccaaggttatCCCAAGGTATCCCATTTTTATTACTGAAAACTTTGTGATTGGAACGTGTTTATCGAAAATCTATCCATACCAAttgttacttgcatgccaactctgaCCATCcaccttcaaaaattaattaagttattaatatccttgtctccagatcaatacgcccttgcgatgatgcaagtagacccactgagctctctagtttaaaacaagccctttATCCAAAATGGTTCCGCGGCGACTATATCATCCAGAGATATAAATATTAGATAGATGATCGAAGACGaactttttatattaatttttataatgatTCATTTTaagttacttttttttaaatctgcTTTAGCTAAAACTGGTTTCGGTCCAGGAGAACAAGACTGGGGTTACGCAACTGTAAGAGAAAAAGGTCATATATTTTGGTGGTTATACTACACCTCTGCAAATGTGAGTCATCCAACAGAAAGACCCTTAATAATTTGGTTGCAAGGAGGACCTGGGGGATCATCCACAGCAATAGGAAATTTTGTAGAACTAGGTCCTCTGGATAAAGACTTAAATGTGAGAAATACAACGTGGGTTCAGCATGCTAATGTGTTGTTCGTTGACAATCCTGTTGGAACAGGTAAGTAAATTTATAAAGCTCACTATATGTCTTAAAATACCTTAAATATATTTAAAGATACCTACTATACCTTAAAAATCAAGactatttcatcatcatcataggtCCCccttattttccttatttttgttGATTGTGCTCTATGTTGAGCaattttcatccaatttcttgacgttttcttgagatcgtcagtccaacgagtagagagtcttcctctacttcttttgtctaaccttggcctccactcaagcaatctcttcgtccacctttcCTCACTGATTTTGGCGACGTGTtcggcccagttccatttcagtgtggcaattcgggaCTGTTCGGAACTCCTGTTCTTTGTCTTAAGTCTTTATTTCTAACTCGGCCAtgaagcgatatactcagcattaacctttccattttcctctgagctatttgcagcgttttagaagttgtagctgtcaatATCAAAGTTTCGGCACTATAGGTCATCACAGACAACACATAGGTATTGGTCAAacgttttacgttttaaagaaattggtatatcgcttttaaagatgCCTTTGAGTTTTTCATAGGCTGCCCAggctaggtttattcttcttcgtagttcgcatgtttggttttctcttgtgatctttatttcgtgtccaagaTGTATGTATGTTTCCACCAGCACTACTTCATTGtttctaatattgatattttccCCTAGGTACTAGGTTtatcatgaattttgttttggaggtgtttattttaagacccacactggcacacactaactgaagttcatgtaGCCTTGTACATATCTCATTCAGGTAgtccgagaacaaaactatgtcgtctgcgaatttcaaatttgttaataTTCTACCGTTAATGTTCAGGCCTTTATCTTCCGAGTCAAGTTTTTTACAAGCTTATTCTAGTActgcggtaaacagtttaggcgatAAGGTACCCTGTCGGACTCCTCTGCCGATTAAGACACGATaagtgtttttatgtagtttcaccgaGATAGTTGCGTTCTagtatgtattgtaaattaatcatttatatcggtagtcaatgcggcatgtttgtagtgcttccaggattatgtcaaattctaccgtgtcaaaggctttatgaaaatctacaaaagcAAGAACGAGTGGTTGATTGTGTACCATAGTTTTTTCTAACACGGTTTTAATGCTCTGTATCTGATCAATTGTTCCAAATCCGGTACGAAATGCCGGTTTGCTCTATTAGCTGGTAGAAATCAGATTTTTCCTCAAGACTATTCGTGACTAttcttgtaaggagtttgtataggtgactaagaagacttttaggtctgtagttttctaatttATTGGGATCTCCTTTTTTGAACAATAGAATTACTCAGCATTGTGCCACTTGTCGGGTATAGTACTGTCCAAAAGCCACAtgttaaaaaggttttttattttcttaagtagGCAAGTACCTCCAATTTTGATTGCATCAGTAACTACACAATCTTCGCCTGGAGATTCATTATTCTTAGCTTTTCTTAGGGCTAGTTTTATTTCGTCTATTGTCATTTCCAGTAGTAGTTCTGATCCTTGGTTGACAATGTCCTTTTTCCTTGTTTATATTTCTGGTACTTGATCTTCTCTACTATTTTCTTTGTGTTGGCTTGTGAACAGCAATTTGTAGAAATCTTCAACTATTTTAAGGGTTTCCTCTGTGTCGGTTGATGACAATATCTCTTGCCTTGTCTAACAGGtttggataattttttatttaatttttgtagttctTCGGCTTTAGATTCCATCTCGCTTCTTATTTTACTTGTTTTTTGCATAGTTGACTGGTATTTTGGCTAGCAGATCTTTGGCAATAGTATTTAAGCAGTGTTTATTTTTGCTTTATAAGCCTGGATTCTTTGCATAAAGGTAAATTCTGATCATATCATAATAGAAATATAAAGACTGCATAATGAATAAGTGCAATAAATATATAACGTAAAGGAGAATCCAAATAGTATTTTCTTATgacatcttaaagtaattacaattttattggaaataagcctcaattgatgttttgttttttgttacttggtaaaaaattcttcttataatttaattttatttgatttacttatattgataattcagacatattatacattttaaagtagacaaatTTAAAACGATATTGCCATAGTGTTGAGTTACATTCCTGAgacgactttattggaagatagGTCAttagattacatgaaatcaactttaacttgagaatattcatCAGAAAAATCATGACAAGTGATttatctttaaaaagacaaccacatgccatgatgagaGTGAAATTCTCCTGTTtgagtgatttcatagtaaattattAAGAAAAAGCAGAAACAAAACCTTCCTATTACTATCCCGACGTTGTaagtaagtatttggtcttacatttagtttactcccaATAAATATGGAGAAAATGTATACGTAgaaaatatctcaatatttaccaactcacgaaaaagaagaatatagagtATTATGCAAACTTGGATTGGAAAGGTCTATTAAAATGAAACAAAACATAAGCGAAGAGGAACTAAAGGTTATAGAGACTTCATAATGACGACTTCATAATTATCCTACCAGCAGACAAAGGAAATGCaactgtaataataaataaaattcaatatcAAAACAAAGTTACAGATCTAATAATAAAAGGAACTTATACAAAATTAATAAAGGATCCAACAAATCCTTTTGAACACGAAATAtgtagaactttattcaagtttaaagattatttaacaTTGTATCAAAGAAGATTAATAACAAATAATTACAGCAAGACCCCTTATTTTTATGGGAGTatcgaaagttcataaaacgaatataccacttagacctatTTGTAGTAAACTGTCAAATTTCTCCTTGTAGTAAACTGTCAAAattttgattaaatattatacaaccatttccaaataaaaatgacgcatttataaaaaatacacaagattttttaaatatattatcgaatattgaatttaattcaaataatattttagtaagttttgacataaagaGTTTAATATAATCTCTAATAAGTAAAATATAATCAAGATAAAATTAGACAGTAATGATGCATGGTTAAATAGAAGACGATTAAATATATTAGCTATAATGAAGTTATTGACATTAAGATCCAATCTATAATCTCAGCAAAGTACTTTCTGTACTACCATTTTAAATTTTGCGGAtaaactgatttttttaaattatcttttagGTTTTAGCTATTTAGATGATGGTGGTGTATTTGCCCAAAACAATACTGAAATTGCACGAGATTTTATAGATTTTCtaatacaattttataataaattaccaAGTTTTAGAACAGTCCCACTGTATATATTTGGCGAATCTTATGGAGGAAAAATGACCGTGGAAATCGCTGTGGAATTAGATAAAGTAAGTGATTTTAAGTCGGTTTAAACCCTGACCAGAAAACACAAAGATTAACTTAGTGTAAAATTCAAATGGAATTGTTACTTATAATTTTACGTAATATTATCctaattttttatattcctttttttctttatgttttatttttttgttttaacataaatattaataCCGCTTAAAGCGAATATTCAGCTTTcatatacataataaaaatagtaagagCAGCACTCAATAAAGATGttaattaaaacatttatatAACTTTTAGGCAATCAAAGAAAAGCAGATTCAAGCAAGTTTTAAAGGTATCGCATTAGGAGACTCGTGGATTGCACCGATTGATTATGTTTTTACATGGGCTCCATATTTATTTAACTTGGTAAGACTTTTAATTTTCTGATAAGCCATTTATATTCCTTCAGAAGGATACACCTCTACATTCAAGACAGAAACTTATGGAGTCTTgcattttacaaagaaaataatccGTTTTAAATTTTGACTGATGAATATATGCACCAACAGTCAAGTGGTTATGAGAAGTCTCACCGGCCTTAAGGTAACTTTAGGCAGAACATAACAGTATGAGACAGGTATGAGTGCCATGTCATTGAGAAATATATGGTAATACCTAATGACTGGTTAAAGAGAGAATCAAGCTTGTAGATCAGCTACATAATACTTTAATCTAGAGACGGCTTTAGTAGCACCAAAAAGCACCGTACGAACAGAAAAAAGTCTGAAACAAGCGAAGCACTAGATCCCAGGCGGAAAACACTTTTTTAGACTACCACATGACTCCAAAAAGACATGGTATCCATCTACTATACTTGTGCAAGCTGCCAGAATGTCCCAGGGTTGAGTATTatgaataaattaaaatgaaCCGTAAAACAATTGCCTGCAGTTCGATTGATTTAAAATGGTTttcaaaaaaagatatttttgataataacgttctttatttataatatatatatgtgtgtatatgtatatTCCATATTGCAGGGACTGATTGACGAGAAGGGCGTTGACCAAATTAATAGTATTGCCCTAAAAGTTCAGAAAAGTTACGAAGATGGAGACTATAATATATCAACAGACTATTGGGCACTGGCTGAATTACAAATAGTTAACGAGACGGGTAATGTGGACTTTTACAATGTCCTTAAAAAGATTAATACGGATCCTAATTTTGGTAAGAACTAATTTTAAAGgtaaacaaatattttcattttattttttataggcCTGTACCGTTTACCATTCGAAATATTCCTGGATATTAGAGATTTTATGACAATAGTTATGTTGGTCTTTCTATTGGTCTCTAgattgtgatttaaatcttgatATTCTTACAACTCAAAAACTAGGTTTATATGATGCGGTTCTATACAGTGTTTCTGTGTTTAATCCTTTAcaatattcttttgattttgcATATTTGTCACATATGAGCCGTCTAGTTTCAAAACCAGGTGCATCCATTTTtgtcagattttatttttatgttgtttTGATTGAGTTAAAATATGGATCCATATGTGTGCCAAGTAAGAATATTCAAAACAATGTACATCCTATTCGAATTAATTAGCTAAAGTCAAGGTTGGTTTCAAAACCAGGTAAGTCTCAAAGTTTGCAACAAAACAAGGTAGATCCGCTGGGGGGAGGGCTTTCCGCCAGCCGCAGCGCAGAGATCTTGCACCAACGTCGCGTAGCTTCCGTTGTGTGATTATTGTTGCTTTGTTGCTTAAATTGAGATAAGATGTGTTTTGGtattattttggtttgttttgttcggttttttGATGGAAACTCAACCCGTAGAGTATCCTGACTTGGCCAGGAAGAATAGAAAAGAACCTGAAAGTTTGAAAAGAGCACGAGAAAAGAGGCAAAGGTAAAGCTGTTGAAGATTGTATgtactttttattttctttgaaaaCTTTGTGTTATATGCAGTGGCGGATTAAGTTCGTGGCCTGAAGTCAATGCGAGAACAAGAGGCCTTATTGGTTCTTAggctttaaagtttttttaaccGATTTATATGGCattgataatttattattatgGGTAGCATATTTTTATCTGAAATAAAACGCCGGTTACTTGAAGAGGTTTTTTGCAGCTTGGGCTTACACCGATGTGTATTGCTACTACAACAAGGTGTTTTTTACAGATATGGTTCAGATGGATTGCCGAAGAAAATTACTTGCAATCACGGAAAGAAGGGAAAGGCATATCACTGTCAAGAACTTACATACACTGACCAAAGATATTTCCATAGCCAATtttacaaaactataaaaaaattaaacgagTTGAAAACATATCAAGACTcatttattttaaagttatcAGACCCGTTTAAACCAAAATCTTGTAAAATCTTAAACAATGCAAGAGGAAAAAACAAGATGAGTGCTATTTACTTTGTATACAAAAAGTCCTCGAAGAAAGGAGTCCATGTGTGCAAAAAGGTGTTTTTAGATACATTAAGAATCAAGCCCAATCGTTTGCTGGGTGTTCTAATCAAAAACTTTAACACCAGTGATCTACCACACGAAAAAAGGGGCGACAATCGGAAGCGCAATTTATTTTTAGGAAAAAGAAAATCAATTATCACTTCTATCAAAAGATTTAATGTACTTGAAAGCCATTATTGTAGATTCAAAACTACTTCTCGCCAGTATCTGACTTCAGATCTGAAGATTTCATTAAGACAATGTGGCGCCTCTACAACGCTGAGACCCAAGAGGAGGACCGAGTAAAAGAATCGTATTTTAGATatgtttttaatacaaattttagcTTGGGATTTGGTAGCTTAAGAACTGATGAATGCTCCACATGTCTTTCCTTGGATGAAATAACTTAGCATTGTGATGACGTATGAACCAAAACAAACTTGATGGCGCAAAAGGGATTGCACAACAAGCTTTCTATTAGCTTCTAAAAGAAAAACTGGACGATTTATTGACGCTGTTCTTCGATTGTCGAAAAAATCAAGTCCTACCCAAAGTGCCAGACCAAAGCGTTTATTACTCAAGGCAACTCTACATCTACAATTTAACCATTGTAGTTGGTGACTCAAAATGCAACCAAACCAAAGAAAATGTATTCATATACTACTGGACAGAAGACCAACACGGAAAAAATGCAAATGAAATAGCATCTACTGTTTTCGATTGCCTAATGAAATTGAACATTCCCGAAACTGTGAAAACTATCCGCCTTGCTTCCGACGGATGtggagggcaaaataaaaattattttatgatgAGTATGATAGCGTTTTGGCTGTTGAAAAAAGCTCCTGCAACTGTGGAAAGAGCCGAGTTTGTGTTTCCTATAGTGGGCCATTCTTTTGTCCCATCCGATCGGGTATTTGGTAGAATCGAGAAGGAGATCAAAAGAAAACCATTGATCATTGAACCAGCTGAGGACGTTgaagttttttcagtgattccaCTGTATGGCTTAAACTATGATTGGAAATCAAACTTCGACGTGGTGCTTCCTCCTACTTAGTGACACTTCCACTTCAATCCTTCGAAAAGGTTTCACTTCAAACGAAGTTTCAAGGTCAATGATGTTCTTACCAAAGAAGAGGTTATCTATAGATCAGATTTTTGCCAATACAAGGAATTTTGTAAGAACGGAAGTAATTTTAAAGGTATAAATGATCCTCAGCTCATTGCTACAAAAACAGGGACAGTTTCCGAGCTAAAAGCCACAGATGTGAGAAAGTTACTGGAAAAACATTTCGGGGAAGATTGGAGCCAGCACCTCACTGAAGAAGACGGCTTAGTTATCTAACCATTCGATTTTGTTGCATttcaataaacaaaatgaaaaatataaaaattgcacttttatttttatttaatttttttttataaattaagaatttaatatattaatttaatattattaatagctTAAACTTATGCAAAAAACTTCTTTTCTTAATACTTAGTTTTAAATCCATATAAATCAGCTACAGTTTGTTTCAAAACAAGATAGATCCACAATATTGGTTGCAAAACCAGACACATTACTAAAGTAGGTTTCAAAACCAGGTAGatccaaaatttaatattttttttttcaaaaactaattATTGGTCAAAAGTGAAAACACAGTCAAGCATCTACGAAcaatttgtataaaatatttaaaaaataaataaatagaaaacaaACTAGTTATAAGTTTTTCCTTCTTCCTGAACAATTTGTTCAAAACCAGGTAAGTGACTTACCTGGTTTTGAAACTAGACGTCTCATATCTCCATTCACAATTTgttaactttttatttgttttgtttgttacgTCATGTCGTTCACTTAAACTCATTTCTCTTTACAGTCCCACACGAAATTTTACTAAAAACTACCCTATTGGGTGTCAATGTAGAAAAAATTTGGGAAGGGCTTAAATAAAAGACTTTACGAAacataacaaattaaaataagaaaattgtGAAAGGCACAGCCAAAGGAAATAAAGAAGCTTAATGTATGAGAGAGACCACTGGAAAACTCAAGGATGGAATCGGCCAATTTTCATGTCTGTAAAAGACATTAGAAAATTTAACAAGATGTAGATCcaacagaaaaatttaaaaaaata
It encodes:
- the LOC140445461 gene encoding retinoid-inducible serine carboxypeptidase-like is translated as MLSVTLILLLFELTFAKTGFGPGEQDWGYATVREKGHIFWWLYYTSANVSHPTERPLIIWLQGGPGGSSTAIGNFVELGPLDKDLNVRNTTWVQHANVLFVDNPVGTGFSYLDDGGVFAQNNTEIARDFIDFLIQFYNKLPSFRTVPLYIFGESYGGKMTVEIAVELDKAIKEKQIQASFKGIALGDSWIAPIDYVFTWAPYLFNLGLIDEKGVDQINSIALKVQKSYEDGDYNISTDYWALAELQIVNETGNVDFYNVLKKINTDPNFVNEDLHYSYLNKILDEVKKTLKLKAKGVADSSPVFEALSNDFMKPVTDLVETLLNSTNITVTVYNGQLDLITDTPGTLKWINNISFKDKDLWKKSERKPFVVNGIIEGFVKKYRNFGLYWVNRAGHMVQKDNPSAMHYILKCVTNNFVV